CCGGTTTGGCCAGGGCGAAGCCGCCTCCCGCCCCCCGACTGGAACGCACCAAGCCGAGACGAGTGAGCCCCTGGAAGATCTTCGCCAGAAAGCTCTGGGGAACGTCGACGGTTTCGGCGATCTCGTTGACAAGAATAAGCTTCCCCGGCTCTTGGCGAGCCAGGTAGACCATGCCGCGAATAGCGTATTCACCCTTGCGGGTCAGTCCCATCATAAATTAAAACCCAAAAGATCGTTTTTGTCTCTTCTACCTTCTGCGGCAGCACCTGTCAAGGATCTTTTTGGTCTTTTTTCGGACGGAAGGGAATTTTTTGCGAAGAAGCGCGAAAGCGCCGCGTCCCGTTCCCTTCCGGTAAAATTCGTCCCGGGCTGACTCTTCGGGGGAAAAGATGTATGATGGGTCCAATAAATCCGTAATCTGTATCAAAGATTATCCTATTCCCGGGGTCACGCAACTATTGAAGAAGGGAGCCCTGCATGGAACATCTCGATCAGTTGATCCATACCATCGCCCTGAGCATGGGGGCCGCCTGGGCCAGCGGTATCAACCTCTATGCTGCTATCCTCACCCTCGGCGTGCTCGGGGCCACCGGCAACATGACCTTGCCGCCGGGGCTTGAAGTTCTGACCGATCCGATGGTGATCTTTGCCGCCGGGGCGATGTACTTTATCGAATTCTTCGCCGATAAGACCCCTGGGGTCGATACCGGCTGGGATACCATTCACACCTTCATCCGTATCCCCGCCGGCGCGGTCCTGGCGGCCGGGGCCATCGGCGAGGTCAGCCCGGCGCTCTCCATCGCCGTCGGCCTGGTCGGGGGCGGGCTGGCCGCCGGAACGCATCTGACCAAGTCCGGTTCGCGGATCATGATCAACACCTCGCCGGAACCGTTCAGCAACTGGTTCGCTTCCCTCGGCGAAGATGTGCTGGTCATCGCCGGGCTGTGGACGGCCCTCCATTCTCCCTGGATCTTCGTCGGGGCGCTGATCCTTTTCATCCTGCTGATGGTCTGGCTGTTGCCGAAAATCTGGCGGGGGGTAAAGGCGGTGCTCAATGCCGTGGCGCGTCTCTTTCGGAAGCAGCCATTGCAATTGCCGCCACCGGAGAACGGCGGCGGAGATATGGGAGGGTGATGATAAAAAGCCGGTTTCGACCGGCTTTTTTCATGTGTGTTGCGTTGGTTGAATAGGGGAGCTCTTTGCTCTGTGTTCCCTGTGCCTCCGTGGTGAAATGACTTAAATCAGCAGATGCGGGGCAGCTGTTCGCCGGCGAGCATTTCGATGGCGCGGCGGCCGCCGATAGAGGTATGCAGCTGCACTTGGCCGGGCGGCCCTGCCGTCACTTCGCCGATGAGGGCCGCCCCTTGCCCCTGGGGATGACGGCGCATTTGTTCGAGAAGGGCGTCGGCTGCCTCCGGCGCGACCAGGGCCAGCAGCTTGCCTTCGTTGGCGACATAGAGAGGATCGAGACCGAGGAGGGCGCAGGCTCCGGCCACCGCCGGATTGATCGGTAGGGCGGTTTCATCGAGACGGATGCCGACCTGGGATTGGCGGGCGATTTCCTTGAGGGTGGTGGCGACGCCCCCTCGGGTCGGGTCGCGCAGGACATGCACGGCATCGCCGAACTCGTCGAGCAGCGCGCCGACCAGATGGTTGAGGGGGGCACTGTCGCTGCGGATATCCGTCTCCAATTCCAGCCCCTCCCGTCCCGCCAGCACCGCCAATCCATGATCGCCGACAGGTCCGTTGATGAGGATCTTGTCGCCGACCTGGGCGCCTCCTCCGCTGATCTCCAGGGCATGTGCAAAGACGCCGATGCCGGAGGTGGTGATGAAGATTTTGTCCCCCTTGCCGCGTGGTACCACCTTGGTGTCGCCGGTGACGATGCGCACCCCGGCAAGATCGGCGGCGGCGCGCATCGCTTCCAGAATCTTCCTGAACTCCGCCAGGGCCAACCCCTCTTCGAGGATAAAGGCGACCGCGACGGCCAGCGGTTTCGCGCCGACCATGGCCAGATCGTTGACCGTGCCGTTGATCGCCAGATCGCCGATATTCCCCCCGGAAAAGAAGATCGGATCGACCACATAGCCGTCGGTGGTGAAGGCGAGACGTCCGCCGCCATGGGCGAGAATAGCCGAATCGTTCTGCTCCCGCTC
The nucleotide sequence above comes from Desulfuromonas acetexigens. Encoded proteins:
- a CDS encoding DUF4126 domain-containing protein yields the protein MEHLDQLIHTIALSMGAAWASGINLYAAILTLGVLGATGNMTLPPGLEVLTDPMVIFAAGAMYFIEFFADKTPGVDTGWDTIHTFIRIPAGAVLAAGAIGEVSPALSIAVGLVGGGLAAGTHLTKSGSRIMINTSPEPFSNWFASLGEDVLVIAGLWTALHSPWIFVGALILFILLMVWLLPKIWRGVKAVLNAVARLFRKQPLQLPPPENGGGDMGG
- a CDS encoding RrF2 family transcriptional regulator, whose protein sequence is MMGLTRKGEYAIRGMVYLARQEPGKLILVNEIAETVDVPQSFLAKIFQGLTRLGLVRSSRGAGGGFALAKPAAEISLREVIEAVEGPICANRCVIDASFCDRSGDCTVHPVWHRVQNQVRSILDGVSLAELSK
- the hypE gene encoding hydrogenase expression/formation protein HypE codes for the protein MNNDIILLGYGSGGTLSHRLLDELIIPTLSGVAEREQNDSAILAHGGGRLAFTTDGYVVDPIFFSGGNIGDLAINGTVNDLAMVGAKPLAVAVAFILEEGLALAEFRKILEAMRAAADLAGVRIVTGDTKVVPRGKGDKIFITTSGIGVFAHALEISGGGAQVGDKILINGPVGDHGLAVLAGREGLELETDIRSDSAPLNHLVGALLDEFGDAVHVLRDPTRGGVATTLKEIARQSQVGIRLDETALPINPAVAGACALLGLDPLYVANEGKLLALVAPEAADALLEQMRRHPQGQGAALIGEVTAGPPGQVQLHTSIGGRRAIEMLAGEQLPRIC